The window TCAACCTTCTCGGTCCGGACGACGATATCGCCCGTTTCGAATATCTGAAGAAATCGGCCCGCAATTTCGGTTCGATCCTGATCGGTATCGAAACCAGCGCGAAGGAGAATTTCGCCGGCCTGCTGGAGCGCTTCGAGGCGGCTGGTCTCGGCTACGAAGACATCACTGAAAACGACATCCTGTCGAACCTGATCATCTGATTGGGGAGTTAAAGACAGGGAAGGGCGGATCATCTCCGCCCTTCGAACGTGACATAGATTGAGGGAGTGAAAGCCATGGCATCGTTTTTTTCCAAAATCCTCTCGGCCTTCGGCTCCGGCCAGCCGTCTTCCGACGAGCCGCAGAAGACGGCCCAGGCGGAGCCGCATGCGCATGGCGAATATCTGATCTATGCGACACCGCTCAAAGAAGGCGGACAGTTCCGGCTGGCCGGCCGTATCGAGAAAAAGGTCGGTGATGAAGTGCTGGTGCACGAATTCGTGCGCGCCGATGTCTTCACCAGCCTGGACGATGCGGTGGAGTTTACGGTCCGCAAGGCAAGATTGATCATCGACCAGAACGGCGCATCGCTTTTCCCAGGAAAATGATGACGGTTTCTTGCGACTTGCATTAAGATTCCGTTGGTTGCTTCGGCCTATCGTCCCCGAGGAGCATGGAGTCGCGCCAATGAACGCGCGACGTGGATAGATAGGGCATGTGCCGATGCAATGGGCAAATCTGGCACTCTTCGCGACGGAGGCCATCGTCTATTTCGCGGTAATGACGGCATTCCTTCATTACCGGCATATTCTCGGCATCGGTGTTTTTCTCACCGCGCTGGGAGTGATGCATTTTCTGGAGACCTATCTGGCGGCCGTCTTTTACGTCGAGCTGCCCTTCGGCGTGGCATCTCCCGGCTCCTCGATCCTTTTTGCCGGCAAGCTGATGATGATCCTGATGCTTTATATGCGGGAGGATGCGGCGGTCGTCCGCCAGCCGATCTACGGCCTGCTTCTCGGCAACATACTGACCGTCATCATGGCGCAGATCGTCCATTTTCATCAGACGGTGGCGATCGTGCCCGGACAATCGGTCAGCGCCGGTTTTCTGGATGAGATGGGTGTGCTGATGGTCTGGGGAACCAGCCTTCTTTATATCGACGCCATCGCCATCATTCTTTTCTACGAAAAGCTCGGGCGTTATTTGCAGCGCCATATCGTGCTGCGTTTCGCAATCTGCGGCGTCGTGATTCTAAGCCTGGATCAGGCCGGTTTTTACGCGGCGTTGCGATATATGCTGAACGCGCCGATCGATGTCTTTTACGATGGCTGGAAGGCGAAAATGGCGGCGGTCGCCATTTATTCTCTGCTCTTCGCCATCTATCTCAAGCTGACGGCAGCAAAAGGCCGCTTCCTGACGCGCCGCAGCGTTGCCGATGTTTTCAACGACCTCACCTTCAGGGAACGCTACGAGGAGCTTTTGTCCCGCTCCGGCCGCGACATGCTGACCGGCGTATCGGACCGCGCCCGCATGGAGCTCGATGCGCCTTCGGTTGTCGTGGAATGCCTGGAGAAAAAGCGCCCTGTCAGCGTGCTGATCGTCGATATCGATCACTTCAAGACCGTCAACGATACGTTCGGGCATTTGCAGGGCGATGAAATATTGCGGGAATTTGCCGCTGTGCTGAAACGCATCGTGCAGCCGCATGGCCATTTGTACCGCTTCGGCGGTGAGGAGTTCGTGGCGCTTTTGCCGGCGGTGCCGCATGAGGCCGCGCTTACCTTTTCGGCCAATCTCAGAATGGCGATCCTCGCGGACCTGCAACGGCCGGACGGTACACCATTGACCGTCAGCATCGGTGTCGCCACGGCTTTCGAGGACGGACAGCTTTTTCGCGCGCTTCTATCGGAGGCGGATGCGCGGCTCTACGCGGCAAAAAATAACGGCCGGGACCAGGTCCACGGCCGTCACGGATTGTGGGTCGGCTGATAGCGGCAATCACGCCGCCATCAGACAGGCTCAGGCGGCCTGCGCCAGTTCGGCAACCTTGGCGCCGGCGGCTGCAACGGCCTTCTCGACGGCTTCCGGGCCGAATGCCAGACCTTCGACATAGATCACTTCCACATCGGTCATGCCCATGAAACCGAGAACGGTCTTGAGGTAGGGCACGGCATGGTTCAGCGGAGCGGCGGGGCCTTCCGAATAAACGCCGGCTGCTGCGAGCACGATGTAGACCTTCTTGCCCTTGGCAAGACCTTCCGGACCGGTTTCGGTGTAGCGGAAGGTCTGGCCGGCGCGGGCGACATTGTCGATCCACGACTTCAGGCCGGAATAGATGTTGAAGTTGATGAGGCCGGTGCCGATAACGACCGTGTCGGCAGCCAGAAGCTCGGCAACCAGCTTGTCGGAATAGTCGGCGGCAACAGCTTCTTCAGCCGTGCGCTGGTCAGCCGGCTTGCGGATGGCGGCGGTCTTGACGGTGTCGAGATGCGGAATGGGGTCGGCGGCGAGATCGCGGTGGATCAGGGTGTTGGACGCCGACTTGGCCTTCAGCTTGCTGGCGAGTTCGCCGGAAAACTTGTTGGAGACCGATTCCTCGCCACGCGGGCTGGAGGTGATGAGCAGAATGTTGGACATGGTCTTTCCTTGCAATATGCGATGAATTGACGGGCGCCTTGGGAGGGCGGGAGAGCACGACGCCCTTCCATTGCCCCCTATATGAGGAATTGCTGCCATCAAGAAAACTGTGATAATGTGGAAGCCATCTATCGATGAAATGGATGGAACATGGACGCGAACCCGACGCTCGACCAATTGCAGGTGTTTTTGACGGTTGCCGAGACCGGCAGTTTTTCCGCCGCGTCGCGGACGCTCAATCGCGCCCAGTCGGTGGTCAGCTATACCATCGCCAATCTTGAGGCGCAGCTGGAAGTCACCCTGTTCGAGCGCAATGGCGTTCGCCAGCCGCGGCTGACCGATGAAGGCCGCGCCATGCTTGAGGATGCAAGGCGCATCGTCGCCGGCCTGCAGGAAATGCGCGCGCGCGCCAAGGGGCTGAAGCAGGGGCTTGAGGCGGAACTTTCCGTCGCCATCAGTACCATGGTGCCGGCGGAGGCCATGGTGGCCGTGCTGCGGGATTTTCGCAAGGAATTCCCCACTGTCACCCTCAGCCTCAATGTCGGCGAGCTGGGCATGGTCATGGACATGGTGCTTTCCCGCAAGGCCGGCATCGGCATCGGCGGCGCGCTGCTGCGCCAGGATGACGAACTGGTCGTCGAAAAGGTCGGCCATTCCTTCATGCTGCCGGTCGTGGCTTCGGATCACCCGCTGGCGCAGATCGAACGGCCGCTGGTCCTTGGCGATGTCCGCGAGGAGGTGCAACTCGTCGTCACCGACGCGTCGGGGCTGACCAAGGGACGTGATTTCAACGTTCTGTCCTACAAGACCTGGAGGGTGAGCGACATCGCCACGAAATATCAGCTCATCAAGGGTGGTCTCGGCTGGGGCGGTCTGCCCGCATCGATCGTCCGCAACGATCTGACCAATGGCAGCCTGAAGGCGCTGGACCTCGAGGCCTATGAGCAGGGCGAGTACCCGCTCTTTGCGCTCCGCCGTGTCGATTCACCCGCCGGCCCGGCCGGCCAGTGGCTGGCCACGGCATTCCAGCAGCGTCTGTCGGCCTGCCCGAACCAGAAGGATTTCAACAGGATAGTTGCCGGAAGCAAGCAGAGGAATATTTCTGTCGCCGCTGAGTGAAATTATTTGAAACCGCGACAAATGCTTTTTGGCTGAGAAGGTGCCGC is drawn from Agrobacterium tumefaciens and contains these coding sequences:
- a CDS encoding FMN-dependent NADH-azoreductase → MSNILLITSSPRGEESVSNKFSGELASKLKAKSASNTLIHRDLAADPIPHLDTVKTAAIRKPADQRTAEEAVAADYSDKLVAELLAADTVVIGTGLINFNIYSGLKSWIDNVARAGQTFRYTETGPEGLAKGKKVYIVLAAAGVYSEGPAAPLNHAVPYLKTVLGFMGMTDVEVIYVEGLAFGPEAVEKAVAAAGAKVAELAQAA
- a CDS encoding LysR family transcriptional regulator, which gives rise to MDANPTLDQLQVFLTVAETGSFSAASRTLNRAQSVVSYTIANLEAQLEVTLFERNGVRQPRLTDEGRAMLEDARRIVAGLQEMRARAKGLKQGLEAELSVAISTMVPAEAMVAVLRDFRKEFPTVTLSLNVGELGMVMDMVLSRKAGIGIGGALLRQDDELVVEKVGHSFMLPVVASDHPLAQIERPLVLGDVREEVQLVVTDASGLTKGRDFNVLSYKTWRVSDIATKYQLIKGGLGWGGLPASIVRNDLTNGSLKALDLEAYEQGEYPLFALRRVDSPAGPAGQWLATAFQQRLSACPNQKDFNRIVAGSKQRNISVAAE
- a CDS encoding GGDEF domain-containing protein; amino-acid sequence: MQWANLALFATEAIVYFAVMTAFLHYRHILGIGVFLTALGVMHFLETYLAAVFYVELPFGVASPGSSILFAGKLMMILMLYMREDAAVVRQPIYGLLLGNILTVIMAQIVHFHQTVAIVPGQSVSAGFLDEMGVLMVWGTSLLYIDAIAIILFYEKLGRYLQRHIVLRFAICGVVILSLDQAGFYAALRYMLNAPIDVFYDGWKAKMAAVAIYSLLFAIYLKLTAAKGRFLTRRSVADVFNDLTFRERYEELLSRSGRDMLTGVSDRARMELDAPSVVVECLEKKRPVSVLIVDIDHFKTVNDTFGHLQGDEILREFAAVLKRIVQPHGHLYRFGGEEFVALLPAVPHEAALTFSANLRMAILADLQRPDGTPLTVSIGVATAFEDGQLFRALLSEADARLYAAKNNGRDQVHGRHGLWVG
- a CDS encoding transcriptional activator HlyU, encoding MASFFSKILSAFGSGQPSSDEPQKTAQAEPHAHGEYLIYATPLKEGGQFRLAGRIEKKVGDEVLVHEFVRADVFTSLDDAVEFTVRKARLIIDQNGASLFPGK